From a single Capsicum annuum cultivar UCD-10X-F1 chromosome 12, UCD10Xv1.1, whole genome shotgun sequence genomic region:
- the LOC107849300 gene encoding aspartate aminotransferase, cytoplasmic-like, which translates to MADSSNSVFAYVVRAPEDPILWVTVAYNKNTSLLKVNWGVGTYQTKEGKPFVLNVVRRAEQMLVHDTSQVKEYLAITGLADFNKLSVKLIFGADSRSIQEIGIVCKDSDVASKVESQLKLVTRTMYSNPPIHGASIVATILKDRQMYDEWTVELKAITDRIISTRQKLFDDMQA; encoded by the exons aTGGCAGATTCCTCCAATTCTGTTTTTGCCTATGTTGTTCGCGCTCCTGAAGATCCCATCTTATGGGTAACAGTTGCTTATAACAAAAATACCAGCCTACTGAAAGTGAATTGGGGGGTTGGCACATATCAAACTAAGGAAGGAAAGCCCTTTGTTCTTAATGTGGTGAGACGAGCTGAACAAATGCTTGTCCATGACACGTCTCAAGTGAAGGAATATCTCGCAATTACTGGACTAGCGGATTTTAACAAATTGAGTGTAAAGCTTATATTTGGTGCTGACAGTCGTTCCATTCAAGAGATAGG CATTGTTTGCAAAGATAGTGATGTTGCAAGCAAGGTCGAAAGCCAGCTAAAGCTGGTTACAAGGACAATGTACTCAAATCCACCGATTCATGGTGCATCTATTGTTGCTACTATACTCAAGGATAGACAAATGTACGATGAATGGACAGTTGAGCTGAAAGCAATAACTGACCGAATTATTAGCACGCGCCAGAAACTCTTTGATGACATGCAAGCTTGA